The following are encoded together in the Kribbella sp. CA-293567 genome:
- a CDS encoding Asp23/Gls24 family envelope stress response protein yields MADTATLPPTATSEVLVPTDDGAGDRGSLEISPRAIERIAEVTALRAAGVLRQAATFGRGLPRAKAQLAGQRVQVGLEIAVEWGYPLAELAAEVRGRLTHTITTLTGLGVDSVSVDISAVELPTTGNRATSPRRVA; encoded by the coding sequence GTGGCTGACACCGCCACCCTCCCGCCGACCGCCACGAGCGAGGTCCTCGTACCCACGGACGACGGGGCCGGTGACCGGGGCAGCCTGGAGATCAGCCCGCGAGCGATCGAACGGATCGCCGAGGTGACCGCGCTCCGAGCCGCTGGAGTACTACGGCAGGCGGCGACCTTCGGACGCGGACTGCCCAGAGCCAAGGCCCAACTCGCCGGGCAACGCGTCCAGGTCGGCCTGGAGATCGCCGTCGAATGGGGCTATCCCCTGGCTGAGCTGGCCGCTGAGGTCCGCGGCCGCTTGACCCACACGATCACCACCTTGACCGGGCTGGGGGTCGACAGCGTCAGCGTCGACATCTCCGCCGTCGAGCTCCCCACCACCGGCAACCGCGCGACGAGCCCGAGGAGGGTCGCATGA
- a CDS encoding DUF6286 domain-containing protein: MSSTPAKKPVAAPAAATVGITAALALTALGAVAIRDTLVATGLSTGTPWIEWLLGKAEVLKPVDWMIPAGIAAVLIGLWILIAALKPRRTTHLAVGDHGVWIRGRDAARLAGDTAATIDSVITASSKAKGRKLRITATSTAGGDANRIHDDLTTAITQRLHTVTPAPRLRARVTVEEN, encoded by the coding sequence ATGAGCAGCACGCCGGCCAAGAAGCCCGTCGCGGCACCGGCTGCCGCGACCGTCGGCATCACCGCCGCCCTCGCCCTCACCGCACTCGGCGCCGTCGCGATCCGCGACACGCTGGTCGCCACCGGCCTCAGCACCGGCACGCCATGGATCGAGTGGCTGCTCGGCAAGGCCGAAGTGCTCAAGCCCGTCGACTGGATGATCCCCGCCGGGATCGCCGCCGTACTGATCGGGCTCTGGATCCTGATCGCCGCGTTGAAGCCGCGCAGGACCACCCACCTGGCCGTCGGAGACCACGGTGTCTGGATCCGCGGCCGCGACGCTGCCCGGCTGGCCGGCGACACCGCCGCGACCATCGACTCGGTCATCACCGCCAGTTCGAAGGCCAAAGGCCGCAAACTGCGAATCACCGCGACCTCGACCGCGGGCGGCGACGCGAACCGAATCCACGACGACCTGACCACCGCGATCACCCAACGCCTCCACACCGTCACTCCGGCCCCGCGGCTTCGGGCCCGGGTCACCGTCGAGGAGAACTGA
- a CDS encoding DUF4832 domain-containing protein — protein sequence MNLRPRARRLLVALAAVTAAFGLSVAGVTPAGAVPAGPPPRPAPPAAPDPSLQAHTLQAADGPLDNPLKGFARFYTPGANQNTGYPHALTWGYFGLSEVMTNAGNCGSYDWTILDNMLNETASQGNQAAIRFYLTYPGGTGTHPANAIPSCFNGHVGNRSDTYWNVTHPDYDSPYLLNALKNFIAAFGARYDGDPRLGYIHLGLVGLWGEWHTWPYDTDTADGLPNYMPTDANGAQLLTAYENAFNTTKLEVRYPEVAGGAANSKDIGYHDDSFCYREGSPLAGVTLPQSMGGASYSQLQRNLDTGTENKWITNSMGGEVRPEIQTTAFDNWPGGSGAVDDMKACIELEHTTWKINEQSVNYAPGNAKVGAAVRAMGYNLTVDKSYFQSTASGTANLGVQISNTGVAPFYYPWKMTVGLKNGAGTVVKTWDTNWDLRTIQPLKLRAFPDWNVGSDPTYRDFGHPQYFQTPVNLTGVAQGNYQWVLRVKNPLEATSPAAKKLRFANASQNADGWVGLGAVTVGSGSAPASYEAEATGNSLAGGAVVTSCSACSAGSKVGYVGNNSGTLSIQGVNGGTGGAKSITIHYTSALARTAVVNGQSVSFPATADWNTVGTVTVSRTLQAGTANSISFTNPSGWAPDIDRITVG from the coding sequence ATGAACCTTCGTCCCCGCGCCCGGCGCCTGCTGGTCGCGCTCGCCGCAGTCACCGCCGCGTTCGGTCTGAGCGTGGCGGGCGTGACGCCGGCCGGCGCCGTACCGGCCGGTCCTCCGCCACGGCCCGCGCCGCCGGCCGCCCCCGATCCGTCCCTGCAGGCGCACACCCTGCAGGCCGCCGACGGCCCGCTGGACAACCCACTGAAGGGATTCGCCCGGTTTTACACGCCAGGCGCGAACCAGAACACCGGCTATCCGCACGCCCTGACGTGGGGCTACTTCGGCCTGTCAGAGGTGATGACGAATGCCGGCAACTGCGGCAGCTACGACTGGACCATCCTCGACAACATGCTGAACGAGACCGCCAGTCAGGGTAACCAGGCCGCGATCCGCTTCTACCTGACGTATCCGGGCGGCACCGGCACGCATCCGGCCAACGCGATTCCGTCCTGCTTCAACGGGCACGTCGGCAACCGCTCCGACACCTACTGGAACGTCACCCACCCCGACTACGACAGCCCGTACCTGCTGAACGCGCTGAAGAACTTCATCGCCGCGTTCGGGGCCCGGTACGACGGCGACCCGCGCCTCGGGTACATCCACCTCGGTCTGGTCGGACTCTGGGGTGAGTGGCACACCTGGCCGTACGACACCGACACCGCCGACGGGCTGCCCAACTACATGCCCACCGACGCGAACGGCGCACAGCTGCTCACCGCCTACGAGAACGCGTTCAACACCACCAAGCTGGAGGTCCGCTATCCCGAGGTGGCCGGCGGTGCCGCCAACAGCAAGGACATCGGTTACCACGACGACTCGTTCTGCTACCGCGAAGGTTCGCCGCTCGCCGGAGTCACGCTGCCCCAGTCGATGGGTGGAGCGTCTTACTCCCAGCTGCAGCGCAATCTCGACACCGGCACGGAGAACAAGTGGATCACCAACTCGATGGGTGGCGAAGTCCGGCCGGAGATCCAGACGACCGCGTTCGACAACTGGCCTGGTGGCTCAGGAGCGGTGGACGACATGAAGGCGTGTATCGAGCTCGAGCACACCACCTGGAAGATCAACGAGCAGTCGGTCAACTACGCGCCGGGCAACGCCAAGGTCGGGGCGGCAGTGCGGGCGATGGGCTACAACCTGACCGTCGACAAGTCGTACTTCCAGAGCACGGCCAGTGGCACGGCCAATCTCGGCGTACAGATCAGCAACACCGGCGTCGCGCCCTTCTACTATCCCTGGAAGATGACGGTCGGTCTGAAGAACGGCGCCGGCACCGTGGTGAAGACCTGGGACACCAACTGGGACCTGCGCACCATCCAGCCGCTGAAGCTCCGGGCCTTCCCGGACTGGAACGTCGGGAGTGATCCCACCTACCGCGACTTCGGCCACCCGCAGTACTTCCAGACGCCGGTGAACCTGACTGGAGTTGCTCAGGGCAACTACCAGTGGGTGCTGAGAGTGAAGAACCCGCTGGAGGCGACGTCGCCCGCCGCGAAGAAGTTGCGGTTCGCGAACGCGAGCCAGAACGCCGACGGCTGGGTCGGCCTGGGTGCCGTCACGGTCGGATCGGGGAGTGCGCCGGCGAGCTACGAAGCCGAGGCCACCGGCAACAGCCTCGCGGGTGGAGCGGTCGTCACTTCGTGCTCCGCGTGCTCGGCCGGCTCCAAGGTCGGTTACGTCGGCAACAACTCCGGAACTCTCTCCATCCAGGGTGTCAACGGCGGAACCGGTGGCGCCAAGTCGATCACGATCCACTACACCTCCGCGCTCGCCAGGACCGCGGTCGTCAACGGCCAGTCGGTCAGCTTCCCGGCGACCGCCGACTGGAACACGGTCGGCACAGTGACCGTGTCCCGCACCCTGCAAGCCGGAACCGCGAACAGCATCTCGTTCACCAACCCTTCGGGCTGGGCTCCTGACATCGACCGAATCACCGTCGGTTAG
- a CDS encoding carbohydrate ABC transporter permease yields MGQLRQRDDRRVAWWFVAPVLVGFAIFYAYPAARGIWYSLTDYTMLGTPSFVGAQNYSDLISDRQFWSSMLVTAYYVLLNVGSQTLLALAVAALMHRLTSSVVLRATLLLPWLVPNVTIGLLWMWLLDTNLGLVNHLLRAVGLDTVGFFTDATWAMPAIAGINTWAYTGYTALLLYAGMLQIPQHLYESAAIDGAGELRIFAKITLPLLRPVLALVLVVTLIGSFQIFDTVAVTTKGGPVSATRVIYYFIYQQAFSYFHMGYAAAAAVFLALVLGVFTFVQLRLLRASSSDLA; encoded by the coding sequence ATGGGCCAGCTCAGACAACGGGACGACCGGCGGGTCGCGTGGTGGTTCGTCGCGCCGGTGCTGGTGGGATTCGCGATCTTCTACGCCTACCCGGCGGCTCGCGGCATCTGGTACTCGCTCACCGACTACACGATGCTCGGTACGCCGTCCTTCGTCGGCGCGCAGAACTACAGCGACCTGATCAGCGATCGGCAGTTCTGGAGCTCGATGCTGGTCACGGCGTACTACGTGCTGCTGAACGTCGGATCGCAGACTCTGCTGGCCCTCGCGGTGGCCGCGCTCATGCACAGGCTGACCAGCTCGGTGGTGCTCCGAGCGACGCTGCTGCTGCCATGGCTGGTGCCGAACGTGACGATCGGCCTGCTCTGGATGTGGCTGCTCGACACGAACCTCGGGCTGGTCAACCACCTCCTGCGGGCGGTCGGGCTCGACACGGTCGGGTTCTTCACCGACGCCACCTGGGCGATGCCCGCGATCGCCGGGATCAACACCTGGGCCTACACCGGCTACACCGCCCTGCTCCTGTACGCCGGGATGCTGCAGATCCCGCAGCATCTCTACGAGAGCGCGGCGATCGACGGCGCCGGCGAGCTGCGGATCTTCGCCAAGATCACCCTGCCACTGCTGCGACCGGTGCTCGCCCTGGTGCTGGTCGTGACCCTGATCGGCTCGTTCCAGATCTTCGACACGGTCGCGGTCACCACCAAGGGCGGGCCGGTCTCGGCGACCCGGGTCATCTACTACTTCATCTACCAGCAGGCGTTCAGCTACTTCCACATGGGCTACGCCGCCGCGGCCGCCGTCTTCCTGGCCCTGGTGCTCGGAGTGTTCACCTTCGTCCAGCTACGCCTGCTGCGGGCGTCCAGTTCGGACCTCGCATGA
- a CDS encoding carbohydrate ABC transporter permease has translation MKPTRRWSPGRILAWSFLAVFLLATIFPFYWMIRTAITPAADLYHDSSSLLPQQPTLINFTRVLGLTTEAEARAAGGSGARLDFGRYLLNSVIYCGLIAGVQTLLCSMAGYAFARLRFPGRDLTFTLLVSALMVPPIFTLLPNFILVKQLGWINTMAGMVAPTILMTPFAVFFLRQFFLSLPRDVEEAATLDGVGPWGMFWRVAMPMSRGPLITIGLTTTVWAWKDFLWPLLVGRGEEHRLVTVALGVFLQQSPNTQPDWTGLMAASTLSVLPVLLLLVFLGKRLVQSLSFTGGK, from the coding sequence ATGAAACCCACCCGGCGCTGGAGTCCAGGACGAATCCTGGCCTGGAGCTTTCTGGCCGTCTTCCTGCTCGCGACGATCTTCCCCTTCTACTGGATGATCCGGACCGCGATCACCCCGGCAGCAGATCTCTACCACGACAGCAGTTCGCTGCTCCCCCAGCAACCGACCCTGATCAACTTCACCCGGGTGCTCGGCCTGACCACCGAGGCGGAGGCCAGGGCCGCGGGCGGCTCCGGCGCACGCCTGGACTTCGGCCGGTACCTGCTGAACTCGGTGATCTACTGCGGACTGATCGCCGGCGTGCAGACCCTGCTGTGCTCGATGGCGGGCTACGCCTTCGCCCGGCTGAGGTTCCCAGGTCGCGATCTCACCTTCACGCTGCTCGTCTCCGCCCTGATGGTGCCTCCGATCTTCACCCTGCTGCCGAACTTCATCCTGGTGAAACAGCTCGGCTGGATCAACACGATGGCCGGCATGGTCGCGCCGACGATCCTGATGACCCCGTTCGCGGTCTTCTTCCTGCGTCAGTTCTTCCTCTCGCTGCCCCGGGACGTCGAGGAAGCAGCGACCCTGGACGGCGTCGGGCCCTGGGGGATGTTCTGGCGGGTCGCGATGCCGATGAGCCGCGGTCCACTGATCACGATCGGTCTCACCACCACCGTCTGGGCCTGGAAGGACTTCCTCTGGCCGCTGCTGGTCGGCCGTGGCGAAGAACACCGGCTGGTGACTGTTGCCCTCGGCGTCTTCCTGCAGCAGTCGCCCAACACCCAACCCGACTGGACCGGCCTGATGGCTGCTTCCACTCTGTCCGTCTTGCCTGTTCTGCTGCTGCTCGTCTTTCTGGGGAAGCGACTCGTGCAGTCACTGAGCTTCACGGGCGGCAAGTAA
- a CDS encoding ABC transporter substrate-binding protein, whose protein sequence is MARILKTGAALLALSLATLTGCTSADDSGSGGAVTLDYWLWDDNQKAPYQACADAFHTANPGITVKITQTAWAQYWQNLTTQLAAGDAPDVWTNQASYYPQFVTSNQILDIQPFVDRDQVDLAQYQAGLADLYAKDGKRYGLPKDWDTMALVYNTAQLTAQGIKPAELKDLTWNPDDGGSFEQLIAKATVDQQGRNGLDPAFDKTKIKTYGFLPEWADGSQGQNGWGNLAVSNGFGYLDKNPWGTQYKYDDPKLAATIDWFKSLIAKGYAPPLDKASTLSRDALLNAGKGAITFAGSWMINSYLAAEAKVKFAFAPLPTGPEGRKTAINGLSDAINAGTEHQEEAWKWVKFLGSADCQNLLGSSGVVFPAITAAGDKALAAHKSKGKDVQVFVDEAKAADGTFFLPVSEHGNEISQLVQDGIQSAVLGQSDSATALKKANDQVNALFK, encoded by the coding sequence ATGGCACGCATCCTGAAAACCGGCGCGGCGTTACTGGCCTTGTCGCTGGCCACCCTGACCGGCTGTACCTCGGCCGACGACTCCGGCTCCGGTGGGGCGGTGACGCTGGACTACTGGCTCTGGGACGACAACCAGAAGGCGCCGTACCAGGCCTGCGCCGACGCGTTCCACACCGCGAATCCGGGGATCACCGTCAAGATCACCCAGACCGCCTGGGCGCAGTACTGGCAGAACCTGACCACTCAACTGGCCGCTGGTGACGCGCCGGACGTGTGGACGAACCAGGCGTCGTACTATCCGCAGTTCGTCACCAGCAACCAGATTCTCGACATCCAGCCGTTCGTGGATCGCGACCAGGTCGATCTCGCGCAGTACCAGGCGGGGCTCGCGGACCTCTACGCGAAGGACGGAAAGCGGTACGGTCTGCCGAAGGACTGGGACACCATGGCCCTGGTCTACAACACCGCTCAACTCACAGCGCAGGGCATCAAGCCCGCCGAGTTGAAGGACCTCACCTGGAATCCCGATGATGGCGGGAGTTTCGAACAGCTCATCGCCAAGGCGACCGTGGACCAGCAGGGCCGCAACGGTCTGGACCCGGCCTTCGACAAGACGAAGATCAAGACCTACGGCTTCCTGCCGGAGTGGGCCGACGGGTCGCAGGGCCAGAACGGCTGGGGTAACCTTGCCGTCAGCAACGGATTCGGCTATCTCGACAAGAACCCGTGGGGGACGCAGTACAAGTACGACGACCCCAAGCTCGCGGCGACCATCGACTGGTTCAAGTCCCTGATCGCCAAGGGCTACGCGCCGCCGCTCGACAAGGCCTCCACCCTCTCGCGGGACGCTCTGCTCAACGCGGGCAAGGGTGCGATCACCTTCGCGGGTTCCTGGATGATCAACAGCTACCTCGCCGCCGAGGCCAAGGTGAAGTTCGCGTTCGCGCCGTTGCCGACCGGACCGGAAGGACGCAAGACCGCCATCAACGGATTGTCGGATGCCATCAACGCCGGCACCGAGCACCAGGAGGAGGCGTGGAAGTGGGTCAAGTTCCTGGGCTCGGCCGACTGCCAGAATCTGCTCGGCAGCAGCGGAGTCGTGTTCCCGGCGATCACCGCCGCCGGTGACAAGGCGCTGGCCGCGCACAAGTCCAAGGGCAAGGACGTCCAGGTGTTCGTCGACGAGGCGAAGGCGGCCGACGGCACCTTCTTCCTGCCGGTCAGCGAGCACGGGAACGAGATCTCCCAGCTCGTGCAGGACGGCATCCAGTCCGCGGTACTCGGCCAGTCGGACTCGGCGACCGCGCTGAAGAAGGCCAACGACCAGGTCAATGCCCTGTTCAAGTAG
- a CDS encoding glycoside hydrolase family 36 protein — protein sequence MALLIELGGHTLALRHDGPGEPRTVDGGVILPAGRIALLHGLGDGLFYRHGQNSWSPCGWRQLSDQPLRIADPVRRVTADDDIWDDPCRHHSSAVAAIQGEEGNVLLLGALGLGVPRLTADRDTLAGWYESGAAPWFAAYGPEATVFAAYTRQLAQHLGQGRNRAGNVWCSWYAYYEGITEQQLDKDIDALHGLPFDVVQVDDGWEEMVGDWQPNEKFPSGMAALAERITDAGMTPGLWVAPFIALPGSRLAVERPGLLLRDEHGAPVVAGYNWGAGYYALDVILPETQEYLVELTQRLVHEWGFRYLKLDFVNAAAVPGVRTNGTGREEAYREALALIRRTAGDDVYLLGSGALLLPSLGILDGLRSGPDVAPMWQNYASDDPSDAMARNAVVNTLHRLWHAPVAEVDPDVVYFRSRLNLLTEQQQEWLRDLADICRFRAVSDPPSWLRPDELEAMTRYLGAAPAIEQLGRYKYRIDGRDVDFTAAVELPTGAAYPIS from the coding sequence ATGGCACTGCTGATCGAGCTGGGCGGACACACTCTCGCTCTGCGCCACGACGGACCAGGCGAACCACGGACCGTCGACGGAGGCGTGATCCTCCCCGCGGGGAGGATCGCTCTCCTGCACGGCCTGGGCGACGGGCTGTTCTACCGGCACGGGCAGAACTCCTGGAGCCCCTGCGGCTGGCGACAGTTGTCGGACCAGCCGCTCCGGATCGCCGACCCGGTACGCCGGGTCACGGCCGACGACGACATCTGGGACGACCCTTGCCGGCACCACTCGTCCGCTGTCGCCGCGATCCAGGGCGAAGAAGGCAACGTGCTTCTGCTGGGAGCACTCGGCCTGGGCGTGCCGCGGTTGACTGCCGACCGCGACACGCTCGCCGGCTGGTACGAGTCCGGCGCCGCCCCGTGGTTCGCGGCTTATGGGCCTGAGGCAACTGTCTTCGCGGCCTACACCCGGCAACTCGCCCAGCACCTGGGGCAAGGCCGCAACCGGGCCGGGAACGTCTGGTGCTCCTGGTACGCGTACTACGAAGGCATCACCGAACAGCAACTCGACAAGGACATCGACGCCTTGCACGGTCTTCCCTTCGACGTCGTGCAGGTGGACGACGGCTGGGAGGAGATGGTCGGGGACTGGCAGCCCAACGAGAAGTTCCCGTCCGGGATGGCCGCACTGGCTGAGCGGATCACTGACGCCGGGATGACCCCGGGCCTGTGGGTGGCGCCGTTCATCGCGCTGCCCGGTTCGCGGCTCGCGGTCGAGCGTCCCGGCCTGCTGTTGCGCGACGAGCACGGAGCACCGGTTGTTGCCGGCTACAACTGGGGAGCCGGCTACTACGCCCTCGACGTCATTCTTCCGGAGACGCAGGAGTACCTGGTCGAGCTGACCCAGCGGCTGGTGCACGAATGGGGATTCCGGTACCTCAAGCTCGACTTCGTCAACGCCGCCGCCGTGCCCGGCGTACGGACGAACGGCACCGGCCGCGAAGAAGCCTATCGGGAGGCGCTGGCCCTGATCCGCCGGACCGCGGGCGACGACGTCTACCTGCTGGGCAGCGGCGCCTTGCTGCTGCCGTCCCTCGGCATTCTCGACGGGCTGCGCAGTGGGCCCGACGTCGCACCGATGTGGCAGAACTACGCCAGCGACGACCCCTCCGACGCGATGGCTCGCAACGCGGTCGTCAACACGCTGCACCGCCTCTGGCACGCGCCGGTGGCTGAAGTGGACCCGGATGTCGTCTACTTCCGCAGCCGCCTGAACCTGCTCACCGAACAGCAACAGGAGTGGCTGCGGGACCTGGCCGACATCTGCCGGTTCCGGGCGGTGTCGGACCCGCCGTCCTGGCTTCGTCCCGACGAGCTGGAGGCGATGACGAGGTACCTGGGCGCGGCTCCCGCGATCGAGCAGCTCGGCCGGTACAAGTACCGGATCGACGGGCGTGACGTCGACTTCACCGCCGCGGTGGAACTGCCGACCGGGGCTGCCTATCCGATCAGTTGA
- a CDS encoding ROK family transcriptional regulator yields the protein MTDGAVAGVDLPRLRELNSLTIVRALRDHPPSTVTELSQRTGLSRPAADLIAQNLVADGWATVIEPGSSSAVGRPARRYQFRSTAGYVLGVDVGVHKVLALVADLNGEVLQSHRVAVPADADPEARLAALDEAIRKCLGAAKKKPKDLWAVTIGVSGPVDASGRTSLFTPIPGWQQVDLPAHLAGRFSCPIIVENDCKLAALAERWQGAASDAADVIYLLAGMRIGAGLILDGVLRRGYGGAAGEIGALKQVRWLAAPSHLENCPGVPESVSPDDAAAWVFDAARRGDRHAKTAVNRYVKDLAVGAAALVLALDPQVVIYGGGFSRSADLVLAPLTAELQRLCLRVPEVRASTLGADSVALGAIRLALNELDARLFTTTLSSPAAPSSQHHSV from the coding sequence GTGACAGATGGCGCCGTCGCCGGCGTGGACCTTCCACGGCTTCGTGAGCTCAACTCGCTGACGATCGTCCGCGCCCTTCGCGACCACCCGCCCTCCACGGTGACCGAACTGTCCCAGCGGACCGGTCTGTCCCGGCCGGCGGCCGACCTGATCGCCCAGAACCTGGTCGCCGACGGCTGGGCGACCGTGATCGAACCGGGCTCGAGCAGCGCGGTCGGGCGGCCCGCCCGCCGGTACCAGTTCCGCAGCACCGCGGGGTACGTGCTCGGTGTCGATGTCGGGGTTCACAAGGTTCTGGCGCTGGTGGCCGACCTGAACGGTGAGGTTCTGCAGAGTCACCGAGTGGCCGTTCCCGCGGACGCCGACCCCGAGGCGCGGCTGGCGGCCCTGGACGAGGCCATCCGGAAGTGCCTCGGCGCGGCGAAGAAGAAGCCCAAGGACCTCTGGGCGGTCACCATCGGCGTCAGCGGACCGGTCGACGCGAGCGGACGCACCAGCCTCTTCACCCCCATCCCCGGCTGGCAGCAGGTCGACCTGCCCGCCCACCTGGCCGGACGCTTCTCCTGCCCGATCATCGTCGAGAACGACTGCAAGCTGGCCGCCCTCGCCGAGCGATGGCAGGGCGCCGCCAGCGACGCGGCCGACGTCATCTACCTGCTGGCCGGCATGCGGATCGGCGCCGGCCTGATCCTCGACGGAGTACTCCGCCGCGGCTACGGCGGCGCGGCCGGCGAGATCGGCGCCCTCAAGCAGGTTCGCTGGCTCGCGGCACCCTCGCATCTGGAGAACTGTCCCGGTGTACCGGAGAGTGTCAGCCCTGACGACGCTGCCGCCTGGGTCTTCGACGCCGCCCGCCGCGGCGACCGTCACGCGAAGACAGCGGTCAACCGCTACGTCAAGGATCTCGCCGTCGGCGCCGCGGCCCTGGTCCTCGCCCTGGACCCCCAGGTCGTCATCTACGGCGGCGGCTTCTCCCGCTCAGCCGACCTCGTCCTCGCTCCCTTGACCGCCGAACTGCAGCGTCTCTGCCTGCGCGTCCCCGAAGTACGCGCCTCCACTCTCGGCGCCGACTCCGTCGCCCTCGGCGCGATCCGCCTCGCCCTGAACGAACTCGACGCCCGCCTCTTCACCACCACTCTCTCCTCCCCTGCGGCCCCGAGCAGCCAGCACCACAGCGTCTAA
- a CDS encoding glycosyltransferase family 2 protein — translation MCPEQVPATNHESPVTVVVASRNRRSELLQTLGCHAAPVILIDNGSADGTADAVEQAYPAVRVVRLSSNQGAPARNLGVALATTPYVAFADDDSWWEPGALEAAAEILDKQPTLGLLAARILLGQENTSDPLNDLMADSPLQPDPGGYGKPILGFAACAAVVRRDAFLVAQGFDPVVFFGGEEERLALDLAAAGWELCYAPELVVHHHPSPSRGKPQDRELLILRNRLLTATMRRPWPVVLREAWRAVRHGSVGLRATLTAVPRLPAALAARHRVPTSLEQRLSILEASQTDRAASGVSR, via the coding sequence ATGTGTCCTGAGCAGGTACCGGCGACGAACCACGAGAGCCCGGTGACCGTTGTGGTCGCGAGCCGCAATCGGAGGTCCGAGCTGCTGCAGACGCTCGGCTGTCATGCGGCGCCCGTCATCCTGATCGACAACGGATCGGCCGACGGTACCGCGGACGCCGTCGAGCAGGCCTATCCAGCCGTCCGGGTGGTCCGGCTGAGCAGCAACCAGGGCGCGCCGGCCCGCAATCTGGGCGTCGCCCTCGCCACGACGCCGTACGTCGCGTTCGCCGACGACGACTCCTGGTGGGAACCGGGAGCGCTGGAAGCCGCCGCCGAGATCCTGGACAAGCAGCCGACACTCGGCCTGCTCGCGGCGCGCATCCTGCTCGGTCAGGAGAACACCTCCGACCCGCTGAACGACCTGATGGCCGACTCGCCTCTGCAGCCCGATCCTGGCGGCTACGGCAAGCCGATCCTCGGTTTCGCCGCCTGTGCCGCGGTGGTCCGGCGGGATGCCTTCCTCGTGGCGCAGGGATTCGATCCGGTCGTCTTCTTCGGCGGCGAGGAAGAGCGGCTCGCTCTCGACCTGGCCGCCGCCGGCTGGGAGCTCTGCTACGCGCCGGAACTCGTCGTGCACCACCACCCGTCGCCGTCGCGCGGCAAGCCACAGGACCGCGAACTCCTGATCCTGCGAAACCGCCTGCTCACCGCGACGATGCGGCGACCCTGGCCCGTCGTACTGCGAGAGGCCTGGCGCGCAGTACGACACGGTTCTGTCGGCCTGCGCGCCACCCTGACCGCCGTACCGCGACTACCTGCCGCGTTGGCCGCGCGCCACAGAGTCCCCACCAGCCTGGAGCAACGCCTCTCCATCCTGGAAGCCTCGCAGACCGACCGAGCCGCGTCCGGGGTCAGTCGCTGA
- a CDS encoding glycosyltransferase family 2 protein yields the protein MQEPDRRVSVVVITYNRRAELDTALHRLEQLPEQPSIVVVDNGSEDGTADLVRRRHSQVQLIRSERNLGAVGRNVGVAAVRTPYVAFCDDDTFYEAGALTLAADLLDDHPALAVVTAKILVEPGGRVDAICEEMAQSPLQRPEGVPGHPLLSFLAGVSVVRREAFLQAGGFSRHLWLGGEEELLASDLARAGWSMSYVPEVVAHHQASKLRDAHLRRRHGIRNTLWFTWLRRPLASAIVRTVRHLARVPRDRISMYAVADALRGLPWVLRERKVVPDHVERGYQLLDHMQLTSKARRYVS from the coding sequence GTGCAGGAACCGGATCGGCGGGTGTCAGTCGTGGTGATCACGTACAACAGGCGAGCTGAGCTGGACACGGCGCTCCATCGGCTGGAGCAGCTGCCGGAACAGCCGTCGATCGTGGTGGTCGACAACGGCTCGGAGGATGGCACCGCCGACCTGGTTCGGCGGCGGCATTCGCAGGTGCAGCTGATCCGGTCGGAGCGCAATCTCGGGGCGGTCGGGCGCAACGTGGGAGTCGCTGCGGTCCGTACGCCGTACGTGGCATTCTGCGACGACGACACGTTCTACGAGGCCGGTGCACTCACACTGGCCGCCGACCTGTTGGACGACCATCCGGCGCTGGCGGTGGTGACGGCGAAGATCCTGGTCGAGCCCGGTGGGCGGGTGGATGCGATCTGCGAGGAGATGGCGCAGAGTCCGTTGCAGCGGCCGGAAGGCGTGCCGGGGCATCCGCTGCTGAGCTTTCTCGCGGGCGTGTCCGTCGTCCGGCGGGAGGCGTTCCTGCAGGCCGGTGGCTTCTCGCGGCACCTTTGGCTGGGCGGGGAAGAAGAACTTCTCGCCTCGGACCTGGCCCGGGCCGGCTGGTCCATGTCGTACGTGCCCGAAGTGGTGGCTCACCATCAGGCGTCGAAGCTTCGCGACGCGCATCTGCGCCGGCGGCACGGAATCCGGAACACGTTGTGGTTCACCTGGTTGCGAAGGCCGCTGGCGAGCGCGATCGTCCGCACCGTCCGGCATCTGGCCCGGGTCCCGCGCGACCGGATCAGCATGTACGCCGTTGCCGACGCGCTGCGCGGCCTGCCCTGGGTTCTCCGGGAGCGCAAGGTGGTGCCCGACCATGTCGAGCGCGGCTACCAGCTGCTCGACCACATGCAACTCACCAGCAAGGCGCGCAGATATGTGTCCTGA